TTTCTTGTAATTTACAATTTgcaatttgactgtccctctggtatctttcgtccctttttaaCTATTCCATTTTTGCCTTGAGCTATGTGTAAAACTTTGAAAAAGagcaaatattttcattgtgagtatttttcagtttttttttaaggacaTCACACATTGGATATATCATCTTGATGATGTTTATCACATTTTTTCCTATTTCCTATTtatcttattcttttttttttctattttagccTTTTCTTTGCATTCACATTACCCTCGACTTTTGCCTGTGAATACATCCGTGACTGTTCATAGAGAGGAAACTGCCACACTGAAGTGTGCAATAGACCACTTAGGGAGAAAAACAGTGAGTCAAATATTTGAAGCTTTGATTAGAATACCTGAGCAACTCAAGAACTTGAACGacttataaatgtatataaaattagaaaagaaCAGTATTAAAAATTCCGATACCAGGTGAAAAAAGAGagagtaaaaaaaacataaatggaTAGAACCCAACTATATGATACTGTCTTGATGATGCTGTAGCGAAAAGGACATCTTTAACCATCAGCATCTGTCATATGTCCGTTGATCCCACTTGTATATTCTAATACAAATAGGTTAACAAATTATTCAAAGTTTGTTATCATGTATTAAAACAATGTTACTGAATTGATATGTTAAAATCAGACAAATTGATAACTACTTATCAACATGAAGTCACTTGTTATTGTTATAGTAATCATCAAACAATGCCATCGTAGCAGTGGTTTTGTTTACACCCTTTAttgaaacttaaaattatttattgttaatgcAAAAACACTTGAATCAATGGTTagataaatgaacaaaatttgAAAGGAGGTCAAACATGAAACCATCTTAGTAAGCTGCACTATTCTTGTTGATAAAACAAGATTCAAAGATGATGATAACACGCTTTCAACTATCACGGCGGAGTTATCGGTTGGAGCGTTCAAAAATCGTTAAAATGAGCTGTATATATTCATAGCATCTTCAAATACATTAGTATTACCGCCATATAGTGGCAGCACTAATCACTTGCAAGGTAAATGTTCAATGTACCTatcacatattttaaaacagcTGCTTTCATGGAAGTGAATGGAGGTGCTACTCTGTTCTATTACCGTCAATGCAGCATCtccaatcaatttaaaaatgcagctgttcaatattttaataatatgttACCACATATCTAATACCACTAGAGTGACAACTCAAATGACTTCCAAAAATAGCTGTTATTTTTTCATGATAGCACCAATCACTTACAAAAGTAGTTGTTGAATTTCCTGATCATCtctttaatagttatcaaaaataccaggattataattttatacgccagacgcgcgtttcgtctacataagactcaccagtgacgctcagatcaaaatagttaaaaaagccaaacaaatacaaagttgatgagcattgaagacccaaaattccaaaaagttgtgccaaatacggctaaggtaatctactcctggggtaagaacatccttagtttttcgaaaaattcaaagttttgtacacagaaaatttataaaattgaccacaaaattgatattcatgtcaacaccgaagtgctgactactgggctggtgataccctcggggacgaaacgtccaccagcagtggcatcgacccagtggtgtaaatagttatcaaaaataccaggattataattttatacgccagacgcgcgttttgtctacataagactcatcagtgacgctcagatcaaaatagttaaaaaagccaaacaaatacaaagttgaagagcattgaagacccaaaattccaaaaagttgtgccaaatacggctaaggtaatctactcctggggtaaaaaaatccttagtttttcgaaaaattcaaagttttgtatacagaaaatttataaaaatgaccacaaaattgatattcatgtcaacaccgaagtgctgactactgggctggtgataccctcggggacgaaacgtccaccagcagtggcatcgacccagtggtgtaaatagttatcaaaaacaCCAGGATtctaattttatacgccagacgcgcgttttgtctacataagactcatcagtgacgctcagatcaaaatagttaaaaaagccaaacaaatacaaagttgaagagcattgaagacccaaaattccaaaaagttgtgccaaatacggctaaggtaatctactcctggggtaaaaaaatccttagtttttcgaaaaattcaaagttttgtatacagaaaatttataaaaatgaccacaaaattgatattcatgtcaacaccgaagtgctgactactgggctggtgataccctcggggacgaaacgtccaccagcagtggcatcgacccagtggtgtaaatagttatcaaaaacaCCAGGATtctaattttatacgccagacgcgcgtttggtctacataagactcatcagtgacgctcagatcaaaatagttaaaaaagccaaacaaatacaaagttgaagagcattgaagacccaaaattccaaaaagttgtgccaaatatgctATAACTCCAAACACTTACAAACGCTGCTGTTTGATATCCCTGCTAATTGTTAACATAAAATGCATACTGTCAGAGTTGTAGCTTTAATGAATGATATAAAGGAACTGTTCAATATCACTGCCATCTGTTAACATATTTGTCACACAGGCAGAGTGACAACCCTAAATGGAATTAATATTCTATAGTGTAAATTTCATAGAAAAAGTATAGCAGAAAGTATTTGTAACACAATGATGATTGTAGAAAATGTATTCCAATAGAACAGATATTTTTGTCCCTTAAAGACAACTTTAACATATACAATTAACAATGGGATTTTATACTTTGATTCTATTGTTTAAGGTATCCTGGCGAAAGCTTCCATACATTACTCCAATAACAACAGGAGTGACACGTTTTGCACAAGATAGCAGGTATGAAGCAGTTCACGTTCCATGGAAAAAACAGTGGAATTTAAGCATCAAAAGCGTACAGTTACATGATGCTGGTGTATATGAATGTCAAGTAGGAACCCATCGAAAAAAATTACGACAAAAAATAACGCTGCATGTTAAAGGTAAGTGCCTTGTTATAGGGAAGTCAAcactttgaacaaaaaaaacgCTGCATGTAAAAGGGGAGTGTGTAACTACTAGGGATGTCAACAATTACGACATAAGATAACGCCGCATGTAAAAGGGGAGTATGTAACTACTAGGGATGTCAACAATTACGACAAAAAATAACGCTGCATGTAAAAGGGGAGTGTGTAACTACTAGGGATGTCAACAATTACGACATAAAATAACGCCGCATGTAAAAGGGGAGTGTGTAACTACTAGGGATGTCAACAATAACGACAACAAAAACGCTGCATGCAAAAGGGGAGTGTGTAACTACTAGGGATGTCAACAATAACGACAACAAAAACGCCGCATGTAAAAGGGGAGTGTGTAACTACTAGGGATGTCAACAATTACGACATAAAATAACGCCGTATGTACAAGGGGAGTGTGTAACTGCTAGGGATGTCAACAATAACGACAACAAAAACGCCGCATGTAAAAGGGGAGTGTGTAACTGCTAGGGATGTCAACAATTACGACATAAAATAACGCCGCATGTAAAAGGGGAGTGTGTATCTGCTAGGAATGTCAACAATTACGACATAAAATAACGCCGCATGTAAAAGGGGAGTGTGTAACTGCTAGGGATGTCAACAATTACGACATAAAATAACGCCGCATGTAAAAGGGGAGTGTGTAACTACTAGGGATGTCAACAATAACGACAACAAAAACGCTGCATGTAAAAGGGGAGTGTGTAACTACTAGGGATGTCAACAATTACGACATAAAATAACGCCGCATGTAAAAGGGGAGTGTGTAACTACTAGGGATGTCAACAATTACGACAAAAAAACCGCTGCATGTGAAAGAGGGGGGTGTTATAACTAGGGATGTCAACAAAAACGTTGAATTTTTTGTACTGTATTTTGTCTGTCGgtactttttaattattttaagatCTGGTGTTTTCAGTCTGTTTTtaacttatgagtttgaatgttcctttggtTTTTTCGCAACACAATGGCGAGATTTATAGATACCAAATCACGATAAAAGGATATCACAAAAACAATTGACTACACAAAATATATTACGACACTCACAAAAAAACgctgatacatgtatttgttaagataaacaacgtcagtattTAAAATCTATACTTCACGACCAGAAAGTATTTTATCATGATGTTTATCAACCAGGTATTTATATCTGTCTTTAGTTAAATGGGgggtataattttaaaaattaggcGGAAAAGCCtcgactgtttttttttatttcttgttatGGAGGTTTCTTAACGGAAGCAATCAGAAATAATACATCATCTTATTAACaggaaaatacaatatttatgttGATATTTACATTACAGATGCTGTTTTATATAGGAAAGCTGGTATgttgtaaatttattaaagtcatttagataataaaactgaaaatgatCTGTAATTTAAACCaatatgtatatgtttgtatttcatttaaataatgtttaaggTTGTTTGATCGATTTGGCGGCCtaatttagttttatattttacataacTGGGTTTAtccttaaataaataaatttggtgtgtttactgtcttctgattggttaaaattattagttttattttcaatgttgtcaatttttatggcgacacgcccactctgacgttgtgtattcatacgccaacatgagtgtacgttgttattgttaatataaataatataaaaagttctttgagctttattattgatgaaaatttatttataatgaatggcaataatttattttgattttattaaaccataaaactaatttttgactcttcacattttacataatccgcttcgcggattattcaatgtgaagagtcaaaaattagttttatggttcaataaaatcaaaatagataatagccattcattaaatgttCAACCGACACTATTAAAAACCAAGCgcatcttaaaataaaaagaaaaaaaatcaaaatacagaTAACGAATATTCTCGTTTTGTCAGCTGCATTATGTAAAAAGTATGTGCATGTCTTCGCTTTTATCAGAcacttattgttttttaaaacgtAACGTTCTTTTGTCGAAGCAAATATGTAGTATGACATATTTCTATATATCtgatataatttatttgcaGACATAAAGATAACAGGAACGCAGTTTCCTGAAAAAGGAGGTATCATGTTTCTGTTTTGTAACGCAACAGGCAGGAAACATGCTCCAAACAGAATCGATTGGTTTAAAAATGGAGAGAGACTGTTTTCTGAACGATTAGAAAAGATGTCCATTAAAAAGACTATATCTATTAATGCCGGTGTCATGACCAGCTCGTTAGTGATAACAGATGTACACCCTGACGATAACGGAACATATGTCTGTAGGGCAACAGGTCTTGAAGAGGAAACTCTCATAACAAGTTTGAAGGTCAATGTTTCATATGGTATGTAACCAATATTATCtagtttttaaactttgatACTTACGCTTTTTGTATTGTATACTCTGTATTATAGCAAAGCTTACAACACTATGGAGGTTGATAAGTTCATAGTTTTGTCTAGAAA
Above is a window of Mytilus trossulus isolate FHL-02 chromosome 4, PNRI_Mtr1.1.1.hap1, whole genome shotgun sequence DNA encoding:
- the LOC134713669 gene encoding lachesin-like produces the protein MAAYIVLWIIITVLTQHSAFSLHSHYPRLLPVNTSVTVHREETATLKCAIDHLGRKTVSWRKLPYITPITTGVTRFAQDSRYEAVHVPWKKQWNLSIKSVQLHDAGVYECQVGTHRKKLRQKITLHVKDAVLYRKADIKITGTQFPEKGGIMFLFCNATGRKHAPNRIDWFKNGERLFSERLEKMSIKKTISINAGVMTSSLVITDVHPDDNGTYVCRATGLEEETLITSLKVNVSYGGSSHPKRDVTRTDTLESNSAQITGTHLKFELICFFLTFVLLVW